The Sesamum indicum cultivar Zhongzhi No. 13 linkage group LG6, S_indicum_v1.0, whole genome shotgun sequence genome has a segment encoding these proteins:
- the LOC105163919 gene encoding sorting nexin 2B, with product MMGPETNKYPRGKRDDEEEEEEEGRGSEGIHHPLSTAEQMQTLTLDEGNPLNGDVSTSKSYSNYRSAMTTLSSSATEHPLIPPPSIATTPTVSDPLLFPPHTPSPDSPSYADVIYSPFHDSVPESNGNGEISNEVTISSPGSQSSSSEYLKISVSNPQKEVESSNSIVPGGNTYITYLITTSTNALDYGGSDFSVRRRFKDVVTLSDRLSEVYRGVFIPPRPDKSVVESQVMQKQEFVEQRRVELEKYLRRLARHPVIKKSDELRVFLTVQGRMPLPTSIDVASRMLDGAVRLPKQLLGESRSVVEPHEVLHPAKVGRDMLRFFKELKQSVVNDWGNSRPPVEEDDKEFLKKKEKLWELEQHLTNASKQAESLVKAQQDMGETMGELGLAFIKLTKFENEQAVLNTQRVRAADMKTVAMAAVKASRLYRELNAQTVKHFDTLHEHMGLMLAVHNAFSDRSSALLTVQTLISELSSLHSRAEKLETASSKIFGGDKTRIRKLEDLKDAIRVTEDAKSCAIREYERIKENNRIETQRLDGERHVDFVNMLKGFVTSQVAYSERIANEWAKVAEETSKYTKESSS from the exons ATGATGGGCCCAGAGACCAACAAATATCCACGAGGAAAACGggatgatgaagaagaagaagaagaagaaggccGAGGAAGTGAAGGAATCCACCACCCCCTCTCCACCGCCGAGCAAATGCAAACCCTAACCCTTGACGAGGGCAATCCCTTGAACGGCGACGTCTCCACCTCCAAATCATATTCCAATTACCGCAGCGCCATGACCACTCTCTCCTCTTCAGCCACCGAACACCCCCTCATTCCGCCGCCGTCCATTGCCACCACTCCCACCGTCTCCGATCCCCTCCTCTTCCCCCCTCACACCCCATCTCCAGATTCTCCTTCCTATGCTGACGTCATCTACAGCCCCTTCCACGACAGTGTCCCGGAATCCAACGGCAATGGGGAGATCTCCAATGAAGTGACGATTTCGTCCCCCGGATCTCAGTCCTCCAGCTCGGAGTACTTGAAAATTAGCGTTTCGAATCCGCAGAAAGAGGTGGAGTCTTCCAATTCAATTGTACCGGGGGGCAACACTTATATTACTTATCTGATCACCACGAGTACAAATGCTTTGGATTATGGAGGGTCGGATTTTAGTGTGAGGAGGCGGTTTAAAGACGTTGTTACTCTGTCGGATCGATTGAGTGAAGTTTACAGAGGGGTTTTTATTCCACCTAGGCCGGACAAAAGTGTAGTGGAGAGTCAGGTAATGCAGAAGCAGGAATTTGTGGAGCAGAGGAGAGTGGAATTGGAGAAGTACTTAAGGAGGCTTGCAAGGCATCCTGTGATTAAGAAAAGCGATGAGTTGAGGGTGTTTTTAACAGTTCAGGGGAGAATGCCACTACCCACAAGCATTGATGTGGCATCAAGGATGCTTGATGGGGCGGTACGGCTACCAAAGCAGCTTTTGGGGGAGTCAAGGAGTGTGGTTGAGCCGCACGAAGTCCTGCACCCTGCTAAAGTGGGGAGGGATATGCTGAGGTTCTTTAAGGAGTTGAAGCAATCTGTTGTCAATGATTGGGGTAATTCGAGGCCTCCTGTGGAGGAGGATGATAAGGAGTtcttgaagaagaaagagaaattgtGGGAGCTTGAGCAGCATCTCACTAATGCATCGAAACAG GCTGAATCTCTGGTGAAAGCACAGCAAGATATGGGGGAGACAATGGGAGAATTAGGGCTAGCTTTTATCAAGTTGACAAAGTTTGAGAATGAGCAGGCAGTGTTGAATACTCAAAGAGTAAGAGCTGCTGACATGAAAACTGTGGCTATGGCAGCTGTTAAAGCAAGCAGATTATACCGAGAATTAAATGCACAGACCGTGAAGCATTTT GATACATTGCACGAGCATATGGGGCTGATGTTAGCTGTACATAATGCATTCTCTGATCGTTCTAGTGCTTTATTGACAGTGCAAACTCTTATATCTGAACTGTCTTCCTTGCATTCAAGAGCTGAAAAACTTGAAACTGCATCATCTAAAATTTTTGGTGGTGACAAGACAAGGATCCGCAAATTAGAGGACCTGAAAGATGCCATTAGGGTCACGGAGGATGCTAAAAGTTGTGCAATCAGAGAATATGAAAGGATTAAG GAAAATAATAGGATTGAAACCCAAAGGCTAGATGGAGAACGGCATGTGGACTTTGTTAACATGTTGAAAGGATTTGTCACCAGTCAG GTTGCATATAGTGAGAGAATCGCAAACGAATGGGCTAAAGTGGCAGAGGAGACCAGCAAATACACCAAAGAAAGCAGCTCGTAG
- the LOC105163920 gene encoding PRA1 family protein B3-like → MSLSTSPALTEHLTRLSDALRRTIARRRPWFELIDVSAFSRPDSLSVAISRTRKNLTYFRVNYLSILALVLAASLLSHPLSLFALVSLIAAWLVLYLLRPADQPLVLFNRTFSDLETMWSLIALTIFVVFVTDIASLLISSVLIGIGIVCLHGAFRDPEDLFLDDQDLAGSGMFSIINVGSVPPAAAPAVVSHV, encoded by the coding sequence ATGTCCCTCTCAACGTCCCCCGCCCTCACCGAGCACCTCACGCGCCTCTCCGACGCCCTCCGCCGCACGATCGCTCGCCGCCGTCCATGGTTCGAACTCATCGATGTCTCCGCATTCTCCCGACCCGACTCCCTCTCCGTCGCCATCTCCCGCACCCGCAAGAACCTCACCTATTTCCGCGTCAACTACCTCTCCATTCTCGCATTGGTACTCGCCGCCTCCCTCCTCTCGCACCCGCTCTCTCTCTTCGCGCTGGTCTCGCTGATCGCCGCCTGGCTTGTCCTTTACCTCCTCCGCCCCGCCGATCAGCCCCTCGTCCTCTTCAACCGCACCTTCTCCGATCTCGAGACGATGTGGAGCCTGATTGCGCTAACGATTTTCGTGGTCTTCGTGACGGACATCGCATCATTGCTGATCTCATCCGTTCTGATTGGAATCGGGATAGTTTGTCTTCACGGCGCCTTTAGGGATCCGGAGGACTTATTTCTGGATGATCAGGATTTGGCCGGTTCTGGCATGTTCTCTATCATCAATGTCGGTTCTGTTCCCCCCGCCGCCGCACCAGCAGTCGTCTCTCACGTTTGA